The Crocinitomicaceae bacterium genome includes a region encoding these proteins:
- the lon gene encoding endopeptidase La: MSELFEPDFIDLHTMIDHEPEFIPLISEEEENKMNAEDVPEILPILPLRNNVLFPGVVIPITIGRDKSIKLIEDAFSTTRVIGVIAQVKSTIEDPGIQDLNRVGTVARIIRKLKMPDGSTTIIIQGKRRFNVQNFVQEVPYFKAQVSAIQDEKLDLKSDKNVALVSSMKDMAIRIIKDSPNIPSEATFAIKNIESPTFLVNFIASNLGSELDKKQNLLEINNISKRIEAVLELLSYELKMLSMKNEIQSKVKMDIDRQQREYFLNQQMRTIQDELGGNPVEAEIKEFEKRAANKKWNEKVAAAFKKEITKLSRMNPQGAEFSVQLNYIDMLLELPWQDYSTDNFDLKHAEFVLNRDHFGLEKVKERILEYLAVLKLKGDMKSPILCLYGPPGVGKTSLGKSVAEALGRKYVRMSLGGLHDEAEIRGHRRTYIGAMPGRILQNIRKSGTSNPVFVLDEIDKIGRDSHGDPSSALLEVLDPEQNFAFNDNFVELDYDLSKVLFIATANNLSGIQGPLRDRMEIIEVNGYTVEEKIEIAKRHLLPKQIEAHGIKTKDINLSDQLIEKIIEDYTAESGVRGLEKRIAKLVRHRAKQIAMDEKFTARIAVADLQKILGPAHSKDKYIGNEFAGVVTGLAWTQVGGDILYIETSLSKGKGKLTLTGNLGDVMKESAVLAHQYLKANAEDFDLDPEVFDKYDVHIHVPEGATPKDGPSAGITMLTSIASAFTQRKVKKYLAMTGEITLRGSVLPVGGIKEKILAAKRANIKEIILCDKNKKDVADIEAGYLKGLSFHYVSTMQEVLNIALLNQKVTKAKKIA; this comes from the coding sequence ATGTCTGAATTATTTGAACCTGACTTTATTGACTTACATACCATGATAGATCACGAACCTGAATTCATTCCTTTGATCTCAGAAGAAGAAGAGAACAAAATGAATGCAGAAGATGTGCCTGAAATTCTGCCCATTCTGCCATTGCGCAACAATGTACTTTTTCCCGGTGTGGTGATTCCGATTACCATTGGAAGAGACAAGTCCATTAAATTAATTGAAGATGCGTTCTCAACAACACGTGTCATTGGGGTGATTGCTCAGGTTAAAAGTACCATTGAAGATCCGGGCATTCAAGATTTAAACCGAGTGGGTACAGTTGCGCGCATCATCAGAAAATTAAAAATGCCTGATGGCAGCACAACCATTATTATTCAGGGTAAACGCAGATTCAATGTACAGAATTTTGTGCAAGAAGTTCCTTACTTCAAAGCTCAAGTTAGTGCAATACAAGATGAGAAATTAGATTTGAAATCAGACAAAAATGTTGCGTTGGTTTCATCCATGAAAGACATGGCTATTCGCATCATTAAAGATTCACCTAATATTCCATCAGAAGCAACATTTGCAATTAAAAACATTGAAAGTCCTACCTTTCTTGTAAATTTTATAGCATCCAATTTGGGTAGTGAATTAGATAAAAAACAAAATTTACTAGAGATCAATAATATTTCAAAACGGATTGAAGCAGTACTTGAATTGTTATCATACGAGCTGAAAATGCTGAGCATGAAAAATGAAATTCAGTCTAAAGTAAAAATGGATATTGACCGGCAGCAACGAGAATATTTTTTGAATCAGCAAATGCGCACCATTCAAGATGAATTGGGAGGAAATCCGGTTGAAGCAGAAATAAAAGAATTTGAAAAACGGGCGGCAAATAAAAAGTGGAATGAAAAAGTAGCGGCTGCTTTCAAAAAAGAAATTACCAAACTCAGTCGGATGAATCCACAGGGTGCTGAATTTTCTGTGCAGTTGAATTATATTGACATGCTCCTTGAATTGCCTTGGCAAGATTATTCAACCGATAATTTTGATTTGAAACATGCAGAGTTTGTGCTTAACAGAGATCATTTCGGATTGGAAAAAGTAAAAGAAAGAATTTTGGAGTACCTGGCCGTGCTCAAATTAAAAGGAGACATGAAATCACCGATTCTTTGTCTTTACGGACCTCCGGGAGTTGGTAAAACATCTCTTGGAAAATCAGTAGCTGAAGCATTGGGTAGAAAATATGTGCGTATGTCTTTAGGCGGTTTGCATGATGAAGCTGAAATCAGAGGTCACCGCAGAACTTATATTGGTGCCATGCCGGGCAGAATATTACAGAACATTCGCAAATCAGGAACTTCTAATCCGGTTTTTGTGTTGGATGAAATTGACAAAATAGGACGTGACTCACATGGAGATCCTTCTTCAGCTTTACTTGAGGTACTTGACCCGGAACAAAATTTTGCCTTCAATGACAATTTTGTTGAATTAGATTATGATCTCTCTAAAGTACTCTTCATTGCAACGGCAAACAATTTATCAGGCATTCAAGGACCACTGCGCGACCGCATGGAAATAATTGAAGTTAACGGATACACAGTGGAAGAAAAAATTGAAATTGCAAAAAGACACTTGCTTCCAAAGCAAATAGAAGCACATGGAATTAAAACAAAAGACATTAATTTAAGTGATCAATTGATTGAAAAAATCATTGAAGATTACACTGCAGAATCAGGTGTTAGAGGCTTAGAGAAGCGCATAGCAAAATTGGTGCGTCATCGTGCAAAACAAATTGCCATGGATGAAAAATTCACCGCACGAATTGCTGTTGCTGATTTGCAAAAAATTTTGGGACCTGCCCACAGTAAAGACAAATACATAGGTAATGAATTTGCGGGCGTAGTAACCGGTTTGGCATGGACACAAGTTGGTGGTGATATTCTATACATTGAAACCAGTTTGTCCAAAGGAAAAGGAAAATTAACCCTTACCGGAAATTTGGGTGATGTGATGAAAGAATCTGCCGTGCTTGCGCATCAATATCTGAAAGCAAATGCTGAAGATTTTGATTTGGATCCTGAGGTATTTGACAAATATGATGTGCACATCCACGTGCCTGAAGGAGCAACACCTAAAGATGGCCCCTCAGCAGGAATAACTATGCTTACCTCAATAGCATCCGCTTTCACACAACGCAAAGTAAAAAAATATCTTGCCATGACAGGTGAAATTACGCTGCGTGGTTCGGTACTTCCGGTGGGTGGCATCAAAGAAAAAATTCTTGCCGCCAAACGAGCTAACATCAAAGAAATTATTCTCTGCGACAAAAACAAAAAAGATGTGGCTGACATTGAAGCCGGTTACCTGAAAGGCCTTTCGTTTCACTACGTGAGTACTATGCAAGAAGTGTTGAATATTGCATTACTTAATCAGAAAGTGACAAAGGCAAAAAAAATTGCTTGA
- a CDS encoding GlmU family protein, which yields MRIVFSDNQLHLRLAPLTLTRPVAELRFGILTLAQSWLKHLKSNEPGYETEPYLQEKFPSIIKYDLLIAGNIKPDTELVRWVKSLKKGESLFVNKLWIASHSAKTSKQIHKIKKDLLAIQHPWDLFQKNEQAIALDYHLLTKGRKSAKTDNTNRIIGKNIFIEKGAKLKFATINAETGPVYIGKDAEIMEGAIIRGPFALGEHATVKMGAKIYGPTTIGQECKVGGEISNCIFQAYSNKGHDGFIGNSYIGEWCNFGADTNSSNLMNTYGKLKIYSYETKKSEQTEITFCGLIMGDHCKTGINTMLNTGTVCGVSANIFGAGFPAKYIPSFTWGATEKSEKFRLDKAFEIAQNMMARRSINLSDADKKILEHVHKMAQ from the coding sequence ATGCGCATAGTTTTTTCAGATAATCAACTTCATCTCAGGTTGGCGCCTTTAACGCTGACAAGACCGGTGGCCGAATTGCGATTTGGAATTTTAACCTTGGCTCAATCTTGGTTAAAACATCTGAAATCAAATGAACCGGGTTATGAAACTGAACCTTACCTGCAAGAAAAATTTCCTTCAATAATAAAATACGATTTGTTGATTGCCGGCAATATCAAACCTGATACAGAACTGGTGCGCTGGGTTAAATCACTTAAAAAAGGAGAATCATTATTTGTAAATAAACTATGGATTGCAAGCCACAGCGCAAAGACATCAAAGCAAATTCATAAAATAAAAAAAGATCTATTAGCCATTCAACACCCATGGGATTTGTTTCAAAAAAATGAACAAGCCATTGCGCTAGATTATCATTTACTCACCAAAGGCAGAAAATCAGCAAAAACGGATAATACTAACCGAATAATTGGAAAAAATATCTTCATTGAAAAAGGGGCAAAACTAAAATTTGCAACCATCAACGCTGAAACCGGTCCTGTTTATATTGGTAAAGACGCAGAAATTATGGAAGGTGCAATTATACGCGGCCCATTTGCATTAGGTGAGCATGCAACCGTTAAAATGGGCGCAAAAATTTATGGCCCCACCACCATTGGTCAGGAATGCAAAGTGGGAGGTGAAATATCAAACTGCATTTTTCAAGCCTACTCTAACAAAGGGCATGATGGATTTATTGGTAATTCGTACATTGGAGAATGGTGCAATTTTGGTGCAGATACCAACTCATCCAACCTGATGAATACTTATGGGAAACTGAAAATCTATTCATACGAAACGAAAAAATCAGAACAAACAGAAATTACGTTTTGTGGATTGATTATGGGCGACCATTGTAAAACCGGAATCAACACCATGCTGAACACCGGCACCGTGTGTGGCGTTAGTGCAAATATTTTTGGAGCAGGTTTTCCGGCAAAATACATTCCTTCTTTTACCTGGGGTGCCACTGAAAAATCTGAGAAATTCAGATTAGACAAAGCTTTTGAAATTGCACAAAATATGATGGCGCGCAGAAGTATCAATCTCTCTGATGCAGATAAAAAAATACTGGAACACGTGCATAAAATGGCACAGTGA